TTTGACGATTTGTTCTTTATAGCTTTGTCTTCGAGTAGAGAGAATTTCCGAGCAGCCATCACGGAACTGAATCAACCAGCCGGCGATCTCTTCAATCGTATGCATCTGATAGATGGCCCGGTAGCCTTCTGGCTCATTTTCGAAGATATGCTCTACAATGTTTTCTCCATCCGCAAGAAGCGAAGTGGCCATATACAGAATATTGCAGGCAGCATCGGTGGCGGGCACCAGTAAGTCAGGTCGGTCTTCGAAGATTTCAATCATCTTGGAGATGATGGTGTATAAAGCAAGGGTATCTAGTTCTTCAAAAGCACGGCGGATTTCCGAACGAGATTCAGAGAAATCAAACAACAGATGCTCCTGCTCTAGAGGTTCATTCTCATCGAAGAAAACAAAAGACCGTTCTTGCACGGCAACTGGCAATGCCTTTCGAGCTGCTAGGTAGCTCTCCCGCATTAAATAAGGGTCCTCGACGGCAAACCCTATGGCACCAATAATCGTTACATTGAAATAGTTATGTAATACGGATGCCATGTCGGTAAGTTGCTTCTCAATGTCAGACATCCAGTGACGGGGATTGACTTCGGGGACAGGTAGAGCAACGGCGAAATTACGTAAGTCAAGACTGGTGACATAGCAGGGTTGTATAGAAGTAAGCGTGTCCTTTGCCATTTGTACAGTGCTTGAGCATAAGGCAACCAGCTTATCTCCACGGGGAGGGACAGTGTCTGGGCCTAGAATGCGGCAAGTACAGACCAGGTAGGCGGGCTCGGAAAACTCTAACGCCAAATCCTCTTTCTGCAGGAGATACTGGTTCTTATTCTCGAACAGGTTATTGAACAGACGAATGAAGAATTTATCACGCTGCGCCTGAAGGTTGCCGCGGTGAACAAGCTTTGGGTAGCTTTCCATCGTCTGGTAACTCTCTAGAAAGGAAATGGCCTTTCGGATGGATTCGGCCAGTGCTTCCGGAGTAAGTTCCAGCTTTACTAGATAATCCGTGGCCTGCACCTCTATAGCTGCGCGTGCGTATTGAAATTCTTCATAACTAGTCAACATAATGAAGAGCGGAAGTCGACCATATTTTTGACGTATTGAAGCGGCAACCTCTAAACCGCTCTTAATTGGCATTTTGATATCGCTGATTACGATGTCCGGGCGGAGAGTGTCAATCATCTCTTCTTCTTGAGCACCGTTGTGCGCGATACCGACAATCTCTATATTATATTGCTCCCATTTCAGCATAGACTGCAAGCCGATACAGACAAGAGCTTCGTCGTCGGCAATTAATAATTTAATCAATTTGACCACATCCTTGCTAGATTTTCCATTCTACTCTTTTTGTATAAATGGTAGAAGGATTTTCATTAGAGTATACTGGCCCATTTCACTCTCAATCGAAAGACCGTAATTCTCCCCAAAGGCTAGCCGTAA
This genomic stretch from Paenibacillus sp. FSL H7-0737 harbors:
- a CDS encoding response regulator, with the translated sequence MIKLLIADDEALVCIGLQSMLKWEQYNIEIVGIAHNGAQEEEMIDTLRPDIVISDIKMPIKSGLEVAASIRQKYGRLPLFIMLTSYEEFQYARAAIEVQATDYLVKLELTPEALAESIRKAISFLESYQTMESYPKLVHRGNLQAQRDKFFIRLFNNLFENKNQYLLQKEDLALEFSEPAYLVCTCRILGPDTVPPRGDKLVALCSSTVQMAKDTLTSIQPCYVTSLDLRNFAVALPVPEVNPRHWMSDIEKQLTDMASVLHNYFNVTIIGAIGFAVEDPYLMRESYLAARKALPVAVQERSFVFFDENEPLEQEHLLFDFSESRSEIRRAFEELDTLALYTIISKMIEIFEDRPDLLVPATDAACNILYMATSLLADGENIVEHIFENEPEGYRAIYQMHTIEEIAGWLIQFRDGCSEILSTRRQSYKEQIVKNVQEYIKRNLGTKLSLNQVADVFNFSPNYLSHLFSKVAKVNYVEYITETKITVAKEMMMRGEGRIYEISQKLGYESAFYFSKVFKKVTGISPREYMQQIEAG